CGAGATGGATCTCGCCGTCGCTGAAGAGTCCGATGTCGGGCCCCTGAATGTCGCCGCTGCCGGTCGCGACGATGGAACCGAGAAGGTCGATGCGAGTGGCGGCGGACAGGTCGGCCGTCCCGAAGTCACCGGACACCGCCAGCGATGCGAACTGCAGGATATCGAGCTCTCGCCCGGCATTGAGATCCATCTCCCCTGCTTCTCCGCGCGCGGTCAGCGCGCTGACGTCGATCTTCGTCGGGCTCTCCGCGCTGCCTTCGATCCGCAGGTCGCGTCCCGCCGTCATGTCGATCGTGCCGGAGATCGAGGTGCGGTTGACGGTGCGGACATTGAGGTCGGACGAGACCGTGATGTCGCGACCCGCCTTCAGAATCACCCAGCCCGCTTCCTCCTTGCCGTCCATCACGACGTTGCCCGCAACGTGCACGTCGACGTCTGCGTCAAGCTCCAGTACGCCACCGCGACTGCTGGTCGTGAAGCTGCCGAGAAGCTCGATGCTGCCGGGGGAGCGCACGACCAGCTCGCCCATGTACGTGTCGTTGCTGGAGATCGTGATCGGGCGGCGCAGCACGACATCGCCCGATGCCTCGAGGATGAGCTGTTCGTCGAAGGCGAGACCGAGCGCGATTCCGCCGCCGATATCCATCGACCCTTCCCCACCGGGGGCGGTCGTCTCTATCCTCGGTGTTCTATCGATGTCGTCCGATACGCTGACGACGATCGAAGAGTGACCGGCATCGGCCTCGACGATGAGCTTCCCGCTGCGGACGCGTGGCGACCCGGTCCCGAAGCGGATCTGGCCCGGACCGGTGATTTTGAGCGTGCGAGGTCCGAAGTCGAGGAGCGTGTTGTCGTTCACGTCGACGACCTGGTCGATCACGCACGGATCGGCCGCGGGCGGGCAGACGTCGTTGGCACTCGAAGCGACGAACGCGGCCGATTCGCCAGTCATGCCGAGCACCACGATCCAGCCGGCAATGCCGGCCACGAGATTCATGCGGATCAGGTTCTTCATATGGCCGGGAGCTTAGCCGCACTGCGCGAGTCCAGACAAGACGGCAGCGCAACACGCGGCCCGTTTCTCGCACCGGCCGCCCGCATCGCTAGAATCCCGCGCCCATGACGCCTTCCGATCCGTCTCGCCGAAACCCGCTCGCCATCGCTGCGTGGATCGTGGTCAGCCTTCTCGGCGCGACGGCGCTCGGAACCATTGCGCTGCACAGGGGCGAGACGATCTCGAGCACCTGGTTCCTCGTGGCGGGGCTGTGCATCTACGCGATCGGATACCGCTTCTATTCGGCGTTTCTCGCCGCCAGAGCGCTCGTCCTCGATGATTCGCGGCTTACCCCTGCGCATACCCGCAACGACGGCCGCGACTTCGTGCCGACCAATCGCTGGGTGGTGTTCGGACATCATTTCGCGGCGATCGCCGGACCCGGCCCGCTGGTCGGACCGATCCTGGCCGCGCAGTTCGGGTACCTCCCCGCGTCGCTCTACATCGTCATCGGCGTCGTCATCGGCGGCGCAGTGCAGGACTTCACCGTGCTGGTCGGCTCGATGCGGCGCGGCGGCAAGAGCCTCGGCCAGATCGTCCGCGAGGAGATCGGCCCGGTCGGCGGCGCGGCCGCGCTCGTCGGCGTGATGGCGATCATGCTGATCCTGATCGGCGTGCTCGGGCTCGTCGTCACCAATGCGATGTTCGGCAGCCCGTGGGGTACGTTCACGATCGCGGCCACCATTCCGATCGCGCTCGCGATGGGCGTCTACATGACGCAGATCCGCCCCGGCCACGTGCTCGAAGCGTCGATCGGCGGGCTCGCGCTGGTGCTGCTCGCAGTCTGGGGCGGCCGCTTCGTGCACGATCACGAGACGCTTCGCGTATGGTTCGACCTCGGCAAGCCGGCCATCGCGATCTGCCTGATCGTCTACGGCTTCACCGCGAGCGTGCTCCCGGTCTGGCTGCTGCTCGCACCGCGCGACTACCTGTCGGCGTTCATCAAGATCGGCACCATCGGCCTGCTCGCCGCCGGGCTGCTGTGGGTGCGCCCGGAAGTCCACATGCCGGCGCTCACGCAGTTCATCGACGGCACCGGCCCCGTGTTCGCCGGCAAGCTGTTCCCGTTCTGCTTCATCACGATCGCGTGCGGCGCGATCTCCGGCTTTCACGCGCTGATCTCGAGCGGCACGACGCCGAAGCTTCTCGACCGCGAGTCAGACGCCCGCATGATCGGATACGGCGCGATGCTGATGGAAAGTTTCGTCGCGCTGATGGCGCTGATGGCGGCGACCGTCATGGAGCCGGGAACGTACTTCGCGATGAACGCGCCGGCAGCGCTTCTCGGCACCACCGTCGCCGATGCGGCAACCAAAATCGGCCAGTGGGGATTCACGCTCGATCCCGCGGCGTTCGAGGCGCTCACGCGGCATGTGGGCGAGAATACGCTGCTGTCGCGAACCGGCGGCGCGCCGACGCTGGCCGTCGGCATGGCCGAGATCTTCTCGCGCGCGCTCGGCGGCGACGAGATGAAGGCGCTCTGGTACCACTTCGCGATCATGTTCGAGGCGCTGTTCATCCTGACCACGCTCGACGCCGGCACGCGCGTCGGGCGCTTCATGATGCAGGACCTGCTCGGCAACCTGTGGGAACCGCTCGGCCGCACGCATTCGCTGCCGGCCAACATCCTTGCGTCGGGCCTGATCGTCTCGGGCTGGGGATATTTCCTGTATCAGGGCGTCATCGACCCGCTCGGCGGCATCAACTCGCTGTGGCCGCTGTTCGGCATCGCCAACCAGCTTCTGGCGGCGACCGCGCTCACGGCCGTGACGACGCTGTTCATCAAGTCGAGCCGTCCGCGCTACGCATGGCTGACGCTTGCGCCGCTCGTGTGGCTTCTCGTCGTGACGATGACGGCCGGGTGCCAGAAGATTTTTTCGGCCGATCTCCGCATCGGCTTCCTTGCGTACGCATCGCACCTGTCGACGGAGCTGGCGGCCGGCCGGATTGCGGCTGAGAAGATCGCGTCGACGGAGCACGTCATTTTCAACAACCGGCTCGATGCCGTCGTGACGGCGGTCTTCATGGGACTGGTTGCGATCGTCGTTCTCGACGCCATGCGGGTGTGGTGGAAGACGCTGGCCGGGCGCACGGGCCCTGAGCCGATCGCGGCTGCCGAGGCGAGCCTGTGAGCGACGGCTGGACCCGCACCGGTCATTCGCCTAGTTTTCCGGCACGGAGCATCAAATGGAAAAACGAGTGATCAATCCGTGGACGTGGCAGGACGCGATGGGTTTCGTCCAGGCCAACGAAGTCAAAGGCGCGACGCGAACCCTCGTCGTCTCGGGCCAGACGTCGGTCGATGGCGACGGTGCGCCGCTGCACAAGGGCGACATGAGCGCGCAGATCGTGCAGGCGCTCGACAATCTGGAAACCGTGCTGTCGGCAGCCGGGTTCTCGCTGTCGGACGTCGTGCGCGTGACGTACTACACGACCGATGTCGACGCGTTCATCGAAGGCGCCGGAGCCGGCGTCGGTCGACTCGT
This sequence is a window from Candidatus Limnocylindrales bacterium. Protein-coding genes within it:
- a CDS encoding carbon starvation CstA family protein → MTPSDPSRRNPLAIAAWIVVSLLGATALGTIALHRGETISSTWFLVAGLCIYAIGYRFYSAFLAARALVLDDSRLTPAHTRNDGRDFVPTNRWVVFGHHFAAIAGPGPLVGPILAAQFGYLPASLYIVIGVVIGGAVQDFTVLVGSMRRGGKSLGQIVREEIGPVGGAAALVGVMAIMLILIGVLGLVVTNAMFGSPWGTFTIAATIPIALAMGVYMTQIRPGHVLEASIGGLALVLLAVWGGRFVHDHETLRVWFDLGKPAIAICLIVYGFTASVLPVWLLLAPRDYLSAFIKIGTIGLLAAGLLWVRPEVHMPALTQFIDGTGPVFAGKLFPFCFITIACGAISGFHALISSGTTPKLLDRESDARMIGYGAMLMESFVALMALMAATVMEPGTYFAMNAPAALLGTTVADAATKIGQWGFTLDPAAFEALTRHVGENTLLSRTGGAPTLAVGMAEIFSRALGGDEMKALWYHFAIMFEALFILTTLDAGTRVGRFMMQDLLGNLWEPLGRTHSLPANILASGLIVSGWGYFLYQGVIDPLGGINSLWPLFGIANQLLAATALTAVTTLFIKSSRPRYAWLTLAPLVWLLVVTMTAGCQKIFSADLRIGFLAYASHLSTELAAGRIAAEKIASTEHVIFNNRLDAVVTAVFMGLVAIVVLDAMRVWWKTLAGRTGPEPIAAAEASL
- a CDS encoding RidA family protein — protein: MEKRVINPWTWQDAMGFVQANEVKGATRTLVVSGQTSVDGDGAPLHKGDMSAQIVQALDNLETVLSAAGFSLSDVVRVTYYTTDVDAFIEGAGAGVGRLVGAGCRTASTLLGVARLFHPDILVEIEATAMA